In one window of Paucibacter aquatile DNA:
- the ompA gene encoding outer membrane protein OmpA → MKKLNRVASLFAVAAFAASGAMAQTVDNWRATDGTVWKNGSNEHCWRDANWTPATAAKECDGALKPAPKAEPAPAPKAAAPVTPPPAPKPAVVPPKPVSEKVTYAADAFFDFDKAVLKPEAKAKLDDLYGKTKGVNLEVIIAVGHTDSVGSDAYNQKLSVARAEAVKAYLVSKGAEKNRVYTEGKGEKSPVADNKTAEGRAKNRRVEIEVVGTRNK, encoded by the coding sequence ATGAAGAAATTGAACCGCGTGGCATCGCTCTTCGCCGTCGCCGCTTTCGCTGCGTCTGGCGCAATGGCGCAGACCGTCGACAACTGGCGCGCCACCGATGGCACCGTGTGGAAGAACGGTAGCAACGAACACTGCTGGCGCGATGCCAACTGGACCCCGGCCACCGCCGCCAAGGAATGCGACGGCGCACTGAAGCCCGCTCCCAAGGCTGAGCCGGCTCCTGCCCCGAAAGCTGCCGCTCCTGTGACCCCGCCACCGGCACCGAAGCCCGCCGTGGTGCCGCCGAAGCCGGTCAGCGAAAAGGTGACTTACGCTGCTGATGCATTCTTTGACTTCGACAAGGCTGTGCTGAAGCCCGAAGCCAAGGCTAAGCTGGACGATCTGTACGGCAAGACCAAGGGTGTGAACCTGGAAGTCATCATCGCCGTCGGTCACACCGACTCGGTGGGTTCGGATGCTTACAATCAGAAGCTGTCGGTGGCTCGTGCTGAAGCCGTCAAGGCCTATCTGGTGAGCAAGGGCGCTGAAAAGAACCGCGTGTACACCGAAGGCAAGGGCGAGAAGTCGCCTGTGGCCGACAACAAGACCGCCGAAGGCCGCGCCAAGAACCGCCGCGTGGAGATCGAAGTGGTCGGTACCCGCAACAAGTAA
- the ubiG gene encoding bifunctional 2-polyprenyl-6-hydroxyphenol methylase/3-demethylubiquinol 3-O-methyltransferase UbiG, whose amino-acid sequence MINADPQELAKFGDLAHHWWDTESEFKPLHQINPLRLDWISSYCPLAGKQVLDVGCGGGILTDSMARRGAKALGIDLATKALKVAQLHAMEAGTEGVDYREIAVEALAMERPASFDVVTCMEMLEHVPDPASVVQACADLVKPGGWVFLSTLNRNAKSFLQAIVGAEYVLKMLPAGTHEYARFLRPSELAQFCRNAGLDLQASRGLGYNPIHQRYSLSADTSVNYMLACRKPS is encoded by the coding sequence ATGATCAATGCTGACCCTCAAGAGCTCGCCAAGTTTGGTGACCTCGCCCACCATTGGTGGGACACCGAAAGTGAATTCAAGCCGCTCCATCAGATCAACCCGCTGCGCCTGGATTGGATCTCGTCCTATTGCCCCCTGGCCGGCAAACAGGTGCTGGACGTGGGCTGCGGCGGTGGCATCCTGACCGATTCCATGGCGCGCCGAGGTGCCAAGGCGCTGGGTATCGACCTCGCCACCAAGGCGCTCAAAGTGGCGCAGTTGCATGCGATGGAGGCGGGAACTGAGGGCGTCGACTACCGCGAGATTGCGGTGGAGGCCTTGGCCATGGAGCGGCCGGCCAGTTTTGATGTGGTGACCTGCATGGAAATGCTGGAGCATGTGCCCGACCCGGCTTCCGTGGTCCAGGCTTGTGCGGATCTGGTCAAGCCTGGCGGCTGGGTGTTTTTGTCCACCCTCAACCGCAATGCCAAGTCATTTTTGCAAGCGATTGTGGGCGCAGAGTACGTGCTCAAGATGCTGCCCGCCGGCACTCATGAATACGCGCGCTTCTTGCGCCCCTCGGAATTGGCGCAGTTCTGCCGCAATGCGGGCTTGGATCTGCAGGCCAGCCGTGGCTTGGGCTACAACCCGATCCATCAGCGCTACAGCTTGAGTGCCGATACCAGCGTCAATTACATGCTGGCCTGCCGCAAGCCCTCATGA
- the gph gene encoding phosphoglycolate phosphatase (PGP is an essential enzyme in the glycolate salvage pathway in higher organisms (photorespiration in plants). Phosphoglycolate results from the oxidase activity of RubisCO in the Calvin cycle when concentrations of carbon dioxide are low relative to oxygen. This enzyme is a member of the Haloacid Dehalogenase (HAD) superfamily of aspartate-nucleophile hydrolase enzymes (PF00702).), which translates to MAEMKPGLPWLSAKAVLFDLDGTLVDSAPDLAGALNEMRVARQLSPLPLEMLRPMVGAGARGMLGVGLTVAPQDEGYEALRVEFLDRYQARLTQETVLFDRVADLLDGLSSAGLAWGVVTNKAERFALPLTEALGLKQRALAVVGGDSTPHAKPHPAPLLEAARRGGIAAESCIYVGDDERDIVAGRAAGMRTVAAAWGYLGQGEPVEAWNADIVLNSPIELLQVLGLA; encoded by the coding sequence ATGGCGGAAATGAAACCCGGCCTGCCTTGGTTGAGTGCGAAGGCGGTCTTGTTTGATCTCGATGGGACCTTGGTCGACAGTGCGCCCGATCTGGCGGGGGCGCTGAACGAGATGCGGGTGGCTCGGCAGTTGTCGCCGCTGCCGCTGGAGATGTTGCGCCCCATGGTCGGCGCTGGTGCTCGCGGCATGTTGGGCGTGGGTCTGACCGTCGCACCCCAAGACGAGGGGTACGAGGCCTTGCGGGTCGAATTTCTCGATCGCTACCAGGCTCGCCTGACCCAGGAAACCGTCTTGTTTGATCGAGTCGCTGACCTGCTGGACGGCCTGTCCTCTGCTGGCCTGGCCTGGGGTGTGGTGACCAACAAGGCGGAGCGTTTCGCGCTGCCCTTGACCGAGGCCTTGGGTCTGAAGCAGCGTGCTCTGGCGGTGGTGGGTGGGGACAGCACGCCGCATGCCAAGCCGCATCCTGCGCCATTGCTGGAGGCGGCGCGTCGTGGCGGCATTGCCGCTGAGTCTTGCATCTATGTTGGCGATGATGAGCGGGACATCGTGGCGGGTCGTGCGGCCGGCATGCGTACGGTGGCCGCAGCCTGGGGATATCTGGGGCAGGGCGAGCCGGTTGAGGCCTGGAACGCAGATATTGTTTTAAATTCGCCGATCGAGCTCTTGCAAGTGCTGGGCTTGGCCTAA